One window of Paenibacillus sp. FSL K6-3182 genomic DNA carries:
- a CDS encoding M23 family metallopeptidase: protein MLMKDNEKRRNQHKNQNTGDRNSVPLQEEDIYSDPRMPYKHEYFDEDEAEELDPEVVWKTNPNPWANWNEDKGYVGNRRFVKGPVVSNENDPGSGGGKNNYTFGKELKWKLAVALLLFGAVWAMFRYDTEYTLKGQALVKQALTDEIDFAAAAAWYKETFAGAPSFIPIFQDNPEPAVGADGTVKLPIVTPLEGGSLVRTFAEMLNGIELAGSSEAEVVAAETGRVLLLSDQSTQGSTIVIQHVNQRVTVYGMLGKTSVKVNDWVEAGDSIGNLLKAEGTQPSLLYFAVKQNDLYIDPVGVIPID from the coding sequence ATGTTAATGAAGGATAATGAGAAGCGGCGCAATCAGCATAAAAATCAAAATACAGGGGATCGGAACTCTGTGCCTTTACAAGAAGAGGACATATATTCAGACCCTCGCATGCCATACAAGCACGAATATTTTGATGAAGACGAGGCGGAGGAGCTTGATCCAGAGGTCGTTTGGAAAACCAATCCTAATCCATGGGCAAATTGGAACGAGGACAAAGGGTATGTTGGTAATAGAAGATTTGTAAAAGGGCCAGTTGTATCGAATGAGAACGATCCGGGATCAGGCGGCGGGAAAAATAATTATACTTTCGGCAAGGAGCTGAAATGGAAGCTAGCAGTAGCATTGCTGTTATTTGGCGCGGTATGGGCTATGTTTCGCTATGATACGGAATACACGCTCAAGGGACAAGCGCTTGTGAAACAAGCACTTACGGATGAGATTGATTTTGCAGCTGCGGCTGCTTGGTATAAGGAAACGTTTGCTGGGGCTCCATCCTTTATTCCTATTTTTCAGGACAATCCTGAACCTGCGGTAGGCGCGGATGGAACGGTGAAGCTGCCTATCGTAACCCCATTGGAAGGAGGATCGCTAGTTCGAACGTTTGCGGAGATGCTTAATGGTATAGAGCTTGCTGGAAGCTCTGAAGCAGAGGTTGTTGCGGCAGAGACGGGGCGTGTATTGCTATTATCAGATCAGAGCACGCAAGGTTCGACTATTGTTATCCAGCATGTCAATCAGCGCGTAACCGTATATGGGATGCTTGGGAAAACAAGTGTTAAAGTAAATGACTGGGTTGAGGCAGGGGATTCTATCGGCAACCTGCTGAAAGCTGAAGGTACGCAGCCAAGCCTGCTATATTTTGCTGTTAAACAAAATGATTTGTATATCGATCCCGTGGGCGTGATACCGATTGATTAA
- a CDS encoding M50 family metallopeptidase: MIKWKGILWSVHPLFVIIMLGSVMTGYFAELITLFLLVLVHEIGHVIVARGYGWTIKEVKLLPFGGVVEVEEAGGVPAKEEAIVAIAGPLQNVWMGLAAWGCGQLGIWDLAWAEYVWKANLMIGLFNLLPIHPLDGGKLLQAALSYTVNYYKMLIWSTRVSLFFSVLMIIVSLLPWLVYKDGIQLNLLIVGIFLVMTNWTYYRNVPYLFYRFLMYRERITLQALRLGHIASPIIVSGKQSIISVARLFQRERYHLIYMVESHSKEVRVLPEQKIVEGCLSENNPNRAVSELFS; this comes from the coding sequence TTGATTAAATGGAAAGGAATCCTATGGTCGGTCCATCCGTTGTTCGTTATCATTATGCTTGGGTCGGTCATGACAGGATATTTTGCCGAGCTGATTACCTTGTTTTTACTCGTGCTTGTCCATGAAATCGGCCATGTTATTGTAGCTCGGGGCTATGGCTGGACGATAAAGGAAGTAAAGCTGCTGCCCTTTGGTGGTGTTGTAGAGGTTGAGGAAGCCGGCGGCGTACCTGCAAAAGAAGAAGCAATTGTAGCGATTGCGGGTCCCTTGCAAAACGTTTGGATGGGACTAGCTGCTTGGGGCTGCGGGCAGCTTGGCATATGGGACTTAGCATGGGCGGAGTATGTATGGAAAGCGAATCTAATGATCGGCTTGTTCAACCTGCTGCCTATTCACCCGCTTGACGGAGGGAAGCTGCTGCAGGCGGCATTAAGCTATACGGTTAACTATTATAAAATGCTTATTTGGAGCACGCGAGTCAGCTTGTTTTTTAGTGTGCTGATGATCATCGTCTCCTTGCTTCCATGGTTAGTGTATAAGGATGGCATTCAACTCAATCTGCTCATTGTCGGCATATTTCTTGTGATGACGAACTGGACATATTATCGTAATGTTCCATATTTGTTTTATCGTTTTCTGATGTATCGGGAAAGGATCACGCTGCAGGCGCTGAGGCTCGGCCACATTGCAAGTCCTATAATCGTAAGCGGCAAGCAGTCAATCATCTCGGTAGCAAGGCTCTTTCAAAGGGAGCGATATCATTTGATATACATGGTGGAGTCGCACAGCAAGGAGGTCAGAGTGCTTCCGGAGCAGAAAATTGTAGAAGGATGTTTGTCCGAAAATAATCCGAATCGTGCAGTGTCGGAACTTTTCAGTTAA
- a CDS encoding Rne/Rng family ribonuclease, translated as MKQMLMHVNGEMLQTAVLENGRLVEFFMEKSKASSLVGNVYKGRVVNVLPGMQAAFVDVGLAKNAFLYIDELLHPHLEKQPAEKPLIQNMVKPGQELLVQVMKEPLGGKGARVTTHFSLPGRFLVYMPNADYIGVSKKISSESERSRLRAIGEKLRELEEGIILRTAAGAESELSLHADVAGLREIWQSISERSVEASAPSELHREAGLMRRAVRDTLTMDIDEIWIDNAERFEEASALLEEMTPQLRERLKCFESRQGNSLFDTYRVTEQVTRAFERKIQLTCGGHLIWEVTEALTVIDVNTGRFIGTSGLEDTVFRTNMEAADEIARLLRVRDVGGIIIIDFIDMEQDNHREQVMQRLVEKARNDQTKCTILGWTKLGLIEMTRKKARENAVHQLIERCESCGAHIK; from the coding sequence ATGAAGCAAATGTTGATGCACGTTAATGGTGAAATGCTGCAAACCGCTGTACTGGAAAATGGCCGCCTAGTCGAATTTTTTATGGAAAAATCAAAAGCAAGCAGTTTGGTTGGCAATGTGTATAAAGGTCGTGTCGTGAACGTGCTGCCTGGCATGCAGGCGGCTTTCGTAGATGTAGGACTAGCTAAAAATGCATTTTTGTACATTGATGAGCTGCTCCACCCTCATTTGGAAAAACAGCCAGCTGAAAAGCCGCTCATTCAAAATATGGTCAAGCCTGGACAGGAATTGCTCGTACAAGTTATGAAGGAGCCGCTGGGTGGCAAAGGAGCCCGTGTCACTACACATTTTTCACTGCCTGGCCGGTTTCTTGTTTATATGCCAAATGCCGATTATATTGGCGTTTCCAAAAAAATCAGTTCCGAAAGCGAGCGGTCGAGATTGCGAGCCATAGGCGAGAAGCTGCGTGAGCTGGAGGAAGGCATTATTTTACGAACGGCGGCTGGAGCTGAAAGCGAGCTGTCTTTGCATGCCGATGTCGCTGGGTTAAGAGAGATTTGGCAAAGCATTTCGGAACGAAGCGTGGAAGCGAGTGCGCCAAGCGAGCTGCATAGAGAGGCAGGTCTCATGCGGAGGGCTGTACGAGACACGCTTACGATGGATATCGATGAAATATGGATAGACAATGCGGAGAGGTTTGAGGAAGCGTCAGCACTGCTGGAGGAAATGACCCCTCAGCTTCGTGAGCGGTTAAAATGTTTTGAATCAAGGCAAGGCAATTCTTTATTTGATACGTATCGTGTGACGGAGCAGGTAACGAGAGCGTTCGAGCGCAAAATTCAGCTTACCTGCGGGGGGCACCTCATATGGGAAGTGACGGAAGCTCTGACGGTTATAGATGTGAACACAGGCAGATTTATTGGGACATCTGGCCTTGAGGACACTGTGTTCCGCACGAATATGGAAGCAGCAGACGAGATTGCAAGATTGCTCCGAGTTCGAGATGTAGGCGGCATTATTATTATTGATTTTATTGATATGGAGCAGGACAACCATCGCGAGCAGGTTATGCAAAGACTCGTAGAGAAAGCGCGCAATGATCAAACCAAATGTACGATTTTGGGCTGGACAAAGCTCGGATTAATTGAAATGACGCGTAAAAAGGCTCGTGAGAATGCAGTCCATCAACTGATCGAGCGCTGTGAGAGCTGCGGAGCGCACATAAAATGA
- the rplU gene encoding 50S ribosomal protein L21 has translation MFAIIVTGGKQYKVQEGDVIYIEKLDSEAGESVTFDRVLAVSKGDGLVTGTPVVSGATVTGKVEKQGKGQKIIVYKYKAKKNYRRKQGHRQPFTKVTIEKIQA, from the coding sequence ATGTTCGCAATTATCGTAACTGGCGGCAAGCAATACAAAGTTCAGGAAGGCGATGTAATCTACATCGAAAAACTGGATTCTGAAGCAGGCGAAAGCGTAACGTTTGATCGTGTTTTGGCGGTTTCTAAAGGTGACGGTCTTGTAACTGGAACTCCGGTTGTTTCCGGCGCTACAGTAACAGGCAAAGTCGAGAAACAAGGCAAAGGCCAAAAAATCATCGTTTACAAATACAAAGCCAAAAAGAACTATCGTCGTAAGCAAGGTCATCGTCAACCGTTCACAAAAGTAACAATCGAGAAAATCCAAGCGTAA
- a CDS encoding ribosomal-processing cysteine protease Prp, which yields MITVTFVRRAADRRIVSFAVEGHAKYAKPGKDIVCAGVSAISVGTVNAIEALAGEELPAKMKNGWLSSDIPTLADEASDGRMQLLLESMAVMLDTIAKSYGKHVVIHEHLNA from the coding sequence ATGATAACAGTTACCTTTGTACGAAGAGCCGCTGACAGACGTATCGTATCATTTGCGGTCGAAGGACATGCTAAATATGCGAAGCCCGGCAAAGATATCGTTTGTGCGGGTGTATCAGCCATCTCGGTTGGTACCGTTAACGCGATCGAAGCTCTAGCGGGAGAGGAGCTCCCTGCCAAGATGAAGAACGGCTGGCTATCGTCGGATATTCCGACGCTTGCAGACGAGGCTTCAGACGGCCGGATGCAGCTGCTGCTGGAATCGATGGCGGTTATGCTTGACACTATTGCAAAATCATACGGCAAGCATGTCGTTATTCATGAACATCTTAATGCGTAA
- the rpmA gene encoding 50S ribosomal protein L27 translates to MLKLNLQLFASKKGVGSTRNGRDSQSKRLGAKRADGQTVSAGSILFRQRGTKIHPGTNVGIGKDDTLFALVEGVVKFERWGRDRKKVSVYPAVLAPVAAAVEA, encoded by the coding sequence ATGTTGAAACTGAATCTTCAGCTCTTCGCTTCGAAGAAAGGTGTAGGTTCCACTAGAAACGGACGTGACTCACAGTCGAAACGCCTTGGCGCTAAACGTGCTGACGGTCAAACCGTATCTGCTGGAAGCATCTTGTTTCGTCAACGCGGAACAAAAATTCACCCAGGAACTAACGTAGGCATCGGGAAAGACGATACGCTTTTTGCATTAGTAGAAGGCGTAGTGAAGTTCGAACGTTGGGGACGCGACCGCAAAAAAGTGAGCGTGTATCCAGCTGTTCTTGCTCCGGTAGCTGCAGCAGTAGAAGCTTAA
- a CDS encoding Spo0B domain-containing protein yields MGRLTTVKYYAAATILLPCAAVLIWPNQVWLTAVFLVWLIAVATYWIRTERKEHAERTARTIQSLQNSAIRTLNHHRHDWMNDLQVVFGYIRLKKLDKAAEYVEKISERMVVESSISKLGVPSLISYIQSFRTISNSLELQIVIKGDIHLNEITADADQIAETLIHTINAYRFAAKPGYGNAAVLTLELSLDKDALYAAFYYDGELMNEQQWKQKIQQQLEGAPMQPINFEQPYAKVLLRAEMRA; encoded by the coding sequence ATGGGACGCTTAACAACGGTGAAATATTACGCGGCGGCAACCATTTTATTGCCATGCGCCGCTGTACTTATTTGGCCCAATCAAGTGTGGTTAACTGCTGTCTTTCTCGTTTGGCTTATAGCTGTTGCGACTTACTGGATACGAACGGAACGGAAAGAGCACGCAGAGCGGACTGCGCGAACGATTCAATCGTTGCAAAACTCTGCAATACGAACTCTCAATCATCATCGTCATGACTGGATGAACGACCTGCAAGTCGTGTTTGGCTATATTAGGCTCAAAAAGCTGGATAAAGCAGCCGAGTATGTGGAGAAAATAAGTGAACGGATGGTTGTGGAGAGCAGTATATCCAAGCTAGGGGTTCCATCACTGATTAGTTATATTCAATCGTTTCGTACGATATCGAATTCGCTGGAGTTACAAATTGTAATTAAAGGCGACATTCATTTAAACGAAATAACGGCAGATGCCGATCAAATAGCCGAAACGCTCATTCATACGATTAACGCATATCGGTTTGCGGCTAAGCCTGGCTATGGTAATGCTGCTGTTCTTACGCTGGAGCTATCGCTGGATAAGGATGCACTGTATGCAGCCTTCTATTATGATGGCGAACTAATGAATGAACAGCAATGGAAGCAAAAAATACAACAGCAGTTGGAAGGCGCGCCAATGCAGCCGATCAACTTCGAGCAGCCGTATGCAAAGGTGTTGCTGAGGGCGGAAATGCGCGCATGA
- the obgE gene encoding GTPase ObgE, giving the protein MFVDKAKIFVKGGDGGDGIVSFRREKYVEQGGPAGGDGGRGGDLIFQVDEGLRTLMDFRYQKHFKADRGERGKVKSMHGAGADDTIVRIPPGTIIVDDDTQEIIADMTRHGQQIVIAKGGRGGRGNIRFATQNNPAPYISENGEEGQERWVVLELKVMADVGLVGFPSVGKSTLLSVVSGAKPKIGAYHFTTITPNLGVVDVGDSRSFVMADLPGLIEGAHEGVGLGHEFLRHVERTRVIVHVIDMSASEGRDPFDDWVKINEELVLYNEKLADRPQIIAANKMDMPDSEEQLELFKQKLAEVSGERQYEILPISSLTKKGVQELLYKAADILDTVSEEVEIADVKDVAERKVYTYEKREETTFTIHKEDEVFVIVSAGISNYMKRMNLTSYDAVMRFARTMRKMGVDAELRKMGAKDGDMVQIGDFAFEFFEGSDYNPNG; this is encoded by the coding sequence ATGTTTGTCGATAAAGCGAAGATATTTGTAAAAGGCGGCGACGGAGGCGATGGTATCGTTTCTTTTCGCCGTGAGAAGTATGTAGAACAAGGTGGTCCTGCAGGTGGCGACGGAGGCCGAGGCGGCGACTTGATCTTTCAAGTTGACGAGGGTCTGCGTACACTGATGGACTTCCGCTATCAGAAGCATTTCAAGGCTGATCGCGGCGAGCGCGGAAAAGTAAAAAGCATGCACGGAGCAGGCGCTGACGATACAATCGTACGGATTCCGCCCGGCACAATAATCGTTGATGATGATACGCAAGAAATTATTGCGGATATGACTCGTCACGGTCAACAAATCGTTATTGCAAAAGGCGGACGCGGCGGACGCGGCAACATTCGCTTCGCTACGCAAAACAATCCAGCTCCTTATATTTCGGAGAATGGTGAAGAAGGACAAGAGCGCTGGGTTGTTCTTGAGCTTAAAGTAATGGCAGATGTAGGCCTTGTTGGTTTCCCAAGCGTAGGCAAATCAACCCTGCTATCTGTCGTATCTGGCGCTAAGCCGAAAATTGGCGCTTATCACTTTACGACCATTACACCGAATCTAGGTGTCGTTGACGTTGGGGATAGCCGTAGCTTTGTAATGGCTGACTTGCCTGGTCTTATCGAAGGAGCGCATGAAGGCGTTGGTCTTGGTCATGAGTTTCTTCGTCACGTAGAGCGGACGAGGGTTATCGTTCATGTTATCGACATGTCAGCGTCTGAAGGCCGCGATCCTTTTGATGATTGGGTGAAAATCAACGAGGAGCTTGTTCTCTATAATGAGAAGCTAGCAGATCGTCCGCAAATTATTGCTGCAAACAAAATGGACATGCCGGATTCTGAGGAGCAGCTTGAGTTGTTCAAGCAAAAGCTCGCAGAAGTTAGCGGTGAACGTCAATATGAAATTTTGCCAATCTCCTCGCTAACGAAAAAAGGCGTACAGGAGCTACTATATAAAGCAGCTGATATTCTTGATACGGTTTCAGAGGAAGTTGAAATCGCAGATGTGAAAGATGTTGCTGAGCGTAAAGTTTATACGTACGAGAAGCGCGAAGAGACGACTTTCACCATCCATAAGGAAGATGAAGTGTTCGTTATTGTTAGTGCTGGCATTAGCAACTACATGAAACGGATGAATTTGACTTCCTATGATGCAGTTATGCGTTTTGCACGCACGATGCGCAAAATGGGTGTCGATGCAGAGCTTCGCAAGATGGGGGCAAAAGACGGCGATATGGTTCAAATTGGCGACTTTGCTTTTGAATTCTTCGAGGGCAGCGACTATAATCCGAATGGCTAG
- a CDS encoding ACT domain-containing protein yields MTKRYYVVREDILPEAIMKTIQVKEMLGRGDAATVHEAVERVGLSRSAFYKYKDGVYALNELERERIATISMDLEHRSGVLSNVLSMVASQDGNVLTMNQSIPLQGFANVVISVDISQLSGELSSLVEMLRSQPGVRKASVIGQG; encoded by the coding sequence GTGACGAAACGCTATTATGTCGTTCGAGAGGATATTTTACCGGAAGCGATTATGAAGACGATACAAGTGAAGGAGATGCTTGGCCGAGGAGATGCGGCAACCGTACATGAGGCGGTTGAACGTGTTGGACTTAGCCGAAGCGCTTTTTATAAGTATAAAGATGGTGTCTACGCGCTAAATGAGCTGGAACGAGAACGTATTGCGACCATTTCTATGGATTTGGAGCATCGTTCAGGCGTACTCTCCAACGTACTTAGCATGGTGGCGAGCCAGGATGGCAATGTGCTGACGATGAATCAGTCCATTCCGCTCCAAGGTTTCGCTAATGTCGTCATTTCGGTCGATATTTCGCAGCTTTCCGGAGAACTGTCATCGCTGGTTGAAATGCTTCGCAGTCAACCAGGCGTGCGTAAAGCTTCGGTCATCGGACAAGGATAA
- a CDS encoding homoserine dehydrogenase codes for MKPVKVGLLGLGTVGTGVVRIVEGHQDDLASQVGSPIVIEKVLVQDKSKSRNIAVDASKLTEDPWEVIRHPEIDVIVEVMGGIGLTKEYILEALSLGKHVVTANKDLMAMHGPEILAKAKENRCDVLYEASVAGGIPIIRTLVEGFASDRINKIMGIVNGTTNFILTKMSQEGASYLDVLKEAQELGYAESDPTSDVEGLDAARKMTILATIGFRANVALEDVSVQGISSVSKEDILYAKRLGYEVKLLGIAERQDDLISISVQPTMVKQSHPIASVNGVFNAVYVYGEAVGETMFYGAGAGELPTATSIVSDLVAVVKNLKLGVNGMQGSLAYKEKKLKTDEQISSKYFILLKVADRAGVLARITQVFADFEVSLESVLQQPTPSNPEAEIIIITHDANKAAIQKVLAKFDSLDVVHKVKSVYRVEG; via the coding sequence ATGAAGCCGGTTAAAGTTGGATTATTAGGTCTTGGTACAGTTGGTACAGGTGTAGTTCGAATTGTTGAGGGACATCAGGATGATTTGGCTAGTCAGGTCGGTTCGCCGATCGTAATTGAAAAGGTGCTCGTTCAAGATAAAAGCAAATCGCGTAATATTGCAGTGGATGCAAGCAAGCTAACTGAGGATCCTTGGGAAGTCATCCGCCATCCTGAAATTGATGTTATCGTTGAGGTTATGGGTGGAATTGGGCTTACGAAAGAATATATACTAGAAGCGCTGTCCCTCGGCAAACATGTCGTAACGGCAAATAAAGATTTGATGGCAATGCACGGTCCAGAAATATTGGCCAAAGCCAAAGAAAACCGCTGCGATGTTTTGTATGAAGCAAGCGTAGCCGGCGGTATTCCGATTATTCGTACACTTGTCGAAGGTTTCGCCTCCGACCGCATTAATAAAATTATGGGCATTGTGAACGGCACAACGAATTTTATTTTGACAAAGATGAGTCAAGAAGGCGCTTCGTATCTAGATGTGCTTAAAGAAGCGCAGGAGCTTGGTTATGCGGAGTCAGACCCGACATCAGATGTCGAAGGACTTGATGCAGCGCGCAAAATGACAATTCTCGCTACAATCGGATTCCGTGCCAATGTTGCGCTTGAGGATGTATCCGTTCAAGGCATTTCATCGGTATCCAAAGAAGATATTTTGTACGCGAAGCGTCTTGGCTATGAAGTGAAGCTGCTTGGTATCGCAGAGCGTCAGGATGATTTGATCAGCATCAGCGTTCAACCAACGATGGTGAAGCAATCGCATCCTATCGCATCGGTAAACGGCGTGTTTAACGCGGTTTATGTATATGGCGAAGCTGTTGGTGAAACGATGTTCTACGGCGCAGGCGCGGGTGAGCTTCCGACAGCTACGTCGATCGTATCCGATTTGGTTGCCGTTGTGAAAAACCTGAAGCTTGGTGTGAACGGCATGCAGGGAAGCCTTGCTTATAAAGAGAAGAAGCTCAAGACTGACGAGCAGATCTCATCTAAATATTTCATTTTGCTTAAAGTGGCAGATCGTGCCGGCGTTCTTGCACGCATAACGCAAGTGTTTGCTGACTTTGAGGTCAGCTTGGAGTCGGTATTGCAGCAGCCGACACCGTCTAATCCGGAAGCTGAGATCATCATCATCACTCATGACGCGAACAAAGCAGCTATCCAGAAGGTGCTTGCTAAGTTTGACTCGCTGGATGTCGTTCATAAAGTGAAAAGCGTCTATCGCGTAGAAGGATAA
- the thrB gene encoding homoserine kinase produces MNNRRVIVKIPASTANLGPGFDTLGMALSLYAWIEMSISERTEFQFYGDQMNGLPKDKTNLIYKVAQLVFKEAGVSVPELSISMHSDIPLTRGLGSSASAIVGALVAANALIGSPLTDDKLFQMATALEGHPDNVGASLYGGIVVSAWDGERADYVRIEPHHKLKTLVAIPAFQLSTEKARHALPSTISMADAIFNVSRSSLLVAALAGGELGMIRHAMKDRLHQPYRAALIPGMATILEHAVEHGALGAALSGAGPTLIAFVEDTEAGAAHSSGESMLETFLLDTLKQEGIEANTLWLSPSAQGPQITIEEISSQPAIPLPDRIKGDMKR; encoded by the coding sequence ATGAACAATCGCAGAGTAATCGTAAAAATACCAGCAAGTACAGCAAATCTCGGACCAGGATTTGATACGCTTGGGATGGCTCTTTCGCTATACGCATGGATTGAAATGAGCATCTCTGAACGAACAGAATTCCAGTTTTACGGCGATCAAATGAATGGATTGCCAAAGGACAAAACGAATTTAATTTATAAGGTTGCGCAGCTTGTGTTCAAAGAAGCAGGCGTATCCGTGCCAGAACTCTCGATTTCAATGCACAGCGATATACCGCTCACTCGCGGACTAGGCAGCAGCGCGTCAGCAATCGTAGGCGCTCTGGTTGCTGCGAACGCATTGATTGGCAGTCCGCTCACGGATGATAAGCTGTTCCAAATGGCAACAGCGCTGGAAGGCCATCCGGACAATGTTGGCGCTTCACTATACGGCGGCATTGTCGTCTCGGCTTGGGATGGGGAGCGAGCAGATTATGTAAGAATTGAGCCGCATCATAAGCTGAAGACGCTTGTCGCGATTCCAGCCTTTCAGCTGTCGACGGAGAAGGCGCGTCATGCGCTTCCGTCTACAATCAGTATGGCTGACGCCATATTTAACGTCAGCCGCAGCTCTTTGCTCGTCGCAGCGCTTGCTGGCGGCGAGCTAGGTATGATTCGCCATGCGATGAAGGATCGGCTGCACCAGCCTTACCGTGCAGCCCTGATTCCCGGCATGGCAACTATACTGGAGCACGCAGTAGAGCACGGCGCGCTTGGTGCTGCGCTAAGCGGAGCAGGGCCGACGCTGATTGCATTTGTTGAGGATACGGAAGCCGGTGCTGCACACAGCTCGGGCGAATCCATGCTTGAAACATTTCTGCTTGATACGCTAAAGCAGGAGGGCATTGAAGCGAATACGCTATGGCTGTCGCCAAGCGCTCAAGGTCCTCAAATTACGATAGAGGAAATTTCTTCGCAGCCTGCGATTCCTCTTCCGGATCGAATTAAAGGAGATATGAAGCGATGA
- the pheA gene encoding prephenate dehydratase — MKTIAVLPAGSVSDEAARHLFRGEEINWKHHRLISDVFLSTVKGISDYSIIPIENTIEGSVSLHMDWLVHEVDIPIQAEWVYPSIQNLIGRQSELLNDNGEMDYSRITKVISHPVAIAQCLQFLRTHLPHAVTEHVSSTAEGVRIVQNNPNAGLAAIGTMTAAANEKLDVLASEITDHDNNYTRFLLVGSEPYTDRKSDKIKTSILITLPEDYPGALHQVLSAFAWRKINLTRIESRPTKKKLGNYYFFIDIDMALDTVLLPSAIQEIEAIGCQVRVLGSYPSFIEFKK; from the coding sequence ATGAAGACGATAGCGGTTTTACCTGCTGGCTCCGTATCGGATGAGGCAGCAAGACATTTATTCCGCGGTGAAGAAATAAACTGGAAGCATCATCGGCTAATATCCGATGTGTTCCTGTCTACTGTCAAGGGAATAAGTGATTACAGCATCATTCCAATCGAGAATACGATTGAGGGTTCTGTTAGCCTTCATATGGATTGGCTTGTACATGAGGTTGATATTCCGATTCAAGCGGAGTGGGTTTATCCCTCCATTCAAAATTTGATCGGCCGGCAATCTGAGCTGTTAAACGATAATGGGGAAATGGACTACTCACGTATTACTAAAGTGATCAGCCATCCTGTAGCGATCGCACAGTGCTTGCAATTTCTGCGTACACATCTTCCGCATGCGGTTACAGAACATGTCAGCAGTACAGCTGAGGGCGTTAGAATCGTTCAAAACAATCCGAATGCCGGTTTGGCAGCTATTGGCACGATGACAGCTGCTGCGAACGAGAAGCTTGATGTTCTCGCAAGTGAGATTACAGATCATGATAATAATTACACTCGGTTTTTGCTGGTCGGATCAGAGCCATATACCGATCGTAAATCCGATAAAATAAAAACGAGCATCTTAATTACATTGCCAGAGGATTACCCGGGAGCGCTCCACCAGGTTCTTTCTGCTTTTGCATGGCGCAAAATCAACTTGACCCGAATTGAATCGCGCCCGACGAAGAAGAAGCTCGGCAATTATTATTTCTTCATCGACATTGATATGGCTCTTGATACCGTTTTGCTACCTTCAGCCATTCAAGAAATTGAAGCAATCGGATGTCAGGTTCGCGTATTAGGAAGCTATCCAAGCTTTATTGAATTCAAGAAATAA